CATCTGGCACAGATGAAACCTGGGAAGAGGACGCCGTCCTTCCTCATTCACACGAGCTCTCCATTTATGCGGTTTCTTGGAGTCGACGAACGGGCCTGCTGGCTTCTGCCGGCGCAGATGGACGCATTGTGGTTTATGAGGAAAGATTCGCGGCTCCATCCCAGACTTATAAGCAACCCATGGATATTGATCCCAAATTCCCGAACTCTACTGACGCGGGTGATTCTCTACATCCGCCTCCGCCTACTGAATGGAAGATCGTTGGAGTCATCGATGGTGCACATGGAATTTACGAAATCAACCACGTTACATGGGCTAAACGGGCTGATCGGGGCCGAGAAGAGAATAAAGAGGAAGAGTTGCTAGTTACTACTGCCGACGACGGGAGTATCAAAGTGTGGGTGTTGACACGGTAACATTAGTATCACATCTACGCGACCACGATGCGAGCTATGCCAGATAATATTCTGTTACTTATATGTTGGGGTTAGCTAGGAGCCTATAGAGgataaaataaaaacacAGGAAACCAGGAAGCGAAATGTTAGTTGGGTCATAAGTTTCATATCTAATGGTTGGATTTGGGTCATTTTCTGCGGTAGGCCGTATATAGTgttaaaaaaaagaagttgaaagaaagaagaaaacactACAAGACATCCAAAATTGGTCAAAAGAACAGAAGAAAAATTATTCTACAAGATTAACTCCGGCTTGCGATGAGGACCCttgagcttgctgctgcccctgTCCCTGCCCTTCGTCTCCACTGTCATCACCGACAGCGTAGTTCTCTCGATCCAAGCCAGGTGAGTGTAAGTCATCCAGTTCAGCCTCATCAAAATCGCCGGCTTCCACGTCTGTGCCGTTACTCTGCTTGTTGTGAAATCGTCCTAGGACAGATGTCGAACTTGGGGATTTGACAGAGATGCCACGATAGCCGCTGTGCCGTTGGCGGCTGCGCCATATGAAGAAGCCCCATACTAGAACCCCAATAATGACAACAACGAGTACTGCTTCGCCGGACTTGGCGTAGGCATTCCACTCAGTTTCTTTGATCTTctgctgttcttgttcttcggcGGCCGTGCTGTTTGGGTGGCCACCTACAGAGGTTTGAGGGAGAGGTTCACCATCGATGCGAGAGTCTGCTGGCATGCCACCAATGCTGGCAATGTCTACGTTCATAAAGCGGTCGACCATATCCCGGGAAGGCCGAGGGAGATCGAATGGAACCATGTGACTGGCGTTGTAAAAGAGAACGTAGGTCAGGTTCCTCGCATGTTGGTAGTAACCAGCCGGCTCACCTTCAAACGTCCAATCATGTCGTGGCGCCCACACACCCGGTGAAATTTCGAAGCCAGTACCACCAGACCACTTCATATTACCAATGAGCTCCTCGGTCCCAACATGATTGCAAATGAGGTCTTTATCACCACTGAAGAGAAGAATTTTAACACCCGACTCGAGTAATCCGGGAAGCAGGTTGACTGATGGCTTGGACTTATCTGCCTGAAACGCGTTGCCCACATTGCCCTCGCATTCTTGCCACCCTGATTGTTTGCTAGGATTTATGTTCAGAGCTTGAGTTACTTCGTGGCTCTGTAGGTAAGGCAGCACATCATGCAGGTCTGGCGGCCAGTCCGCGCCACAAGAATCGGGAGCATCGCGAAGGCGGATATCGTACATGTTGTAACATTGATCATTCGAGTCGTGGGTGTTCTGGAGTAGTCCAGTCAAAACCGCTTCGCAATCACGTATGGAAACTTTGGGGTGCCCAGTTTCCATTTTCGATTTGCAGACGGAGAGTAAAACTTCGAGTTGTTTTCCGAGCTTGCTACCTTCCTGAACAAGGCCCTCTTCATAAGCATAAGTCAAGTAGGCCGGGTACTGTTCTGCTGGCGATATCCAACCATTACCGATGAGAAGACCGCGAAGATTCCAATGTGCATCCCGATCTCTGTTGATGTTTTTGTTTCGTTCTTGGATAGCTTTCGCAATGTATGGGATATATTGGCCTGCATATGATTCGCCAGCGAAATAAATCTGTCAAGCCACACAAATCAGCATAAAGTCGATCAAGGGCACTGGAATTATGTGAGGTTCATACATCATCTCGTTCGTATTCAGGAAATATGGCGAACCACTTCTCCATAAATGTAACAAATTGTACAGCCATTTCATCTAGCTCATGGAGAtagctgttggtgttggcgaagCTGAACCCGGTTCCAACAGGCTGGTCGACAAAGAGAAGATTCGTGAATTCGTCCCATGAGCCCTCGTTGTATTCCAAGGTGTGGTTATCCTTCAGTCGATAGGGCCCAACCTCCATAAGCGCGCCATCCATCGAGCTGCAGCCGGGTCCTCCGTTCAGCCAGATCACCGTTCGCTGACGGTTTGCGATGTGCCGATTTTGATAGTGCCAGAAAAAAAGGTTTCCGTTGGTTTCTGGGTCTACCTCTATATGTCTtaaaaggaagaaagaggttAGTTGTGTAGATATGTGGATGGATTCGGCGAAGCTTACCCGGCATgcatcttcagcagcggGCCATCCGGGGCTCCGGGCAATGATTTCACATAGTAATCGGCTGCAGTCTGGGCTGAGATTG
This region of Aspergillus puulaauensis MK2 DNA, chromosome 5, nearly complete sequence genomic DNA includes:
- the kexA gene encoding serine-type carboxypeptidase kexA (BUSCO:EOG092623WR;~COG:O;~EggNog:ENOG410PGB2;~InterPro:IPR001563,IPR029058;~MEROPS:MER0000413;~PFAM:PF00450;~TransMembrane:1 (o468-485i);~go_function: GO:0004185 - serine-type carboxypeptidase activity [Evidence IEA];~go_process: GO:0006508 - proteolysis [Evidence IEA]), coding for MHAGHIEVDPETNGNLFFWHYQNRHIANRQRTVIWLNGGPGCSSMDGALMEVGPYRLKDNHTLEYNEGSWDEFTNLLFVDQPVGTGFSFANTNSYLHELDEMAVQFVTFMEKWFAIFPEYERDDIYFAGESYAGQYIPYIAKAIQERNKNINRDRDAHWNLRGLLIGNGWISPAEQYPAYLTYAYEEGLVQEGSKLGKQLEVLLSVCKSKMETGHPKVSIRDCEAVLTGLLQNTHDSNDQCYNMYDIRLRDAPDSCGADWPPDLHDVLPYLQSHEVTQALNINPSKQSGWQECEGNVGNAFQADKSKPSVNLLPGLLESGVKILLFSGDKDLICNHVGTEELIGNMKWSGGTGFEISPGVWAPRHDWTFEGEPAGYYQHARNLTYVLFYNASHMVPFDLPRPSRDMVDRFMNVDIASIGGMPADSRIDGEPLPQTSVGGHPNSTAAEEQEQQKIKETEWNAYAKSGEAVLVVVIIGVLVWGFFIWRSRQRHSGYRGISVKSPSSTSVLGRFHNKQSNGTDVEAGDFDEAELDDLHSPGLDRENYAVGDDSGDEGQGQGQQQAQGSSSQAGVNLVE